A stretch of the Shinella zoogloeoides genome encodes the following:
- a CDS encoding WGR domain-containing protein, with the protein MLTSMLAQPYQLYVERTDPARNVARFYAMSIEATLYGDTCLTRRWGRIGTGGQMKAHLFESEDEAVQLFLELLRQKRGRGYRPKGRVADDRRPSNKMP; encoded by the coding sequence ATGCTCACGTCCATGCTCGCACAACCCTACCAGCTTTATGTCGAACGCACCGATCCGGCCAGGAATGTCGCCCGTTTCTACGCGATGTCGATCGAAGCGACGTTATACGGCGATACATGCCTGACGCGGCGCTGGGGGCGCATCGGCACGGGCGGCCAGATGAAGGCGCATCTGTTCGAGAGCGAGGATGAGGCGGTGCAACTGTTTCTCGAACTTCTACGACAAAAGCGTGGACGCGGTTACCGGCCGAAAGGACGCGTCGCTGACGACAGGCGGCCTTCAAACAAGATGCCATGA
- a CDS encoding DNA-methyltransferase — protein MNDCILERQPAQTDLFTTLWSTLHSDGTDRIVAGTAPSIERPRADTCPIRVGACELHHGDAADILPNLPAGSVDLIVTSPPYNIGKSYETRTPLIHYVAFIEEIIGECHRLLGPQGAMSWQVGNHVHKGEVIPIDSLIIPLFRSLGMKVRNRVVWTFGHGLHCSKRLSGRHETIVWATKSDDYTFDLDAIRVPQKYPGKRYYKGPRKGELSGNPKGKNPGDVWDISNVKHNHPEKLDHPCQFPEELIDRLVLSLTAPGDVVLDPFAGSGTVGAVCNRLGRKSILVEREESYVRMAAQRLAGHAV, from the coding sequence ATGAACGACTGCATTCTTGAACGCCAGCCGGCGCAGACCGATCTCTTCACCACTCTCTGGAGCACACTTCATTCCGACGGGACCGATCGCATTGTCGCCGGCACGGCGCCCTCTATCGAACGCCCGCGAGCTGATACTTGCCCGATCCGTGTCGGCGCATGCGAACTCCATCATGGTGATGCTGCGGACATTCTGCCAAATCTGCCGGCCGGGAGCGTCGATCTCATCGTGACGAGCCCTCCCTACAATATCGGGAAGTCCTACGAGACCCGCACGCCCCTGATCCACTATGTCGCGTTCATCGAGGAGATCATTGGCGAATGCCATCGTCTTCTCGGTCCGCAGGGAGCCATGTCCTGGCAGGTCGGGAACCATGTCCACAAAGGAGAGGTCATCCCGATCGACAGCCTGATCATTCCGCTCTTCCGCAGTCTCGGCATGAAGGTCCGCAATCGCGTGGTCTGGACGTTCGGCCACGGCCTGCACTGCTCGAAGCGCCTGTCGGGACGGCACGAGACGATCGTTTGGGCCACGAAATCCGACGACTACACCTTCGATCTCGACGCGATCCGCGTTCCGCAGAAATATCCGGGCAAGCGCTACTACAAGGGGCCGAGGAAGGGTGAGTTGAGCGGAAACCCGAAGGGGAAGAACCCGGGGGACGTGTGGGACATCTCGAACGTCAAGCACAACCACCCGGAAAAGCTCGATCATCCGTGCCAGTTTCCCGAGGAGCTGATCGATCGGCTCGTCCTGTCCCTGACCGCCCCCGGCGACGTCGTGCTCGATCCGTTCGCCGGCTCCGGCACGGTCGGAGCGGTGTGCAATCGCCTTGGCCGCAAGTCAATTCTCGTGGAACGCGAGGAAAGCTACGTCCGGATGGCCGCACAGCGGCTGGCCGGTCACGCGGTGTAA
- a CDS encoding IS3 family transposase (programmed frameshift): MRQKTGPQTSSAEKTIKDIRRATRKLHSSEEKIRIVLEGLRGEDSIAAICRREGIAESLYYSWSKEFLEAGKKRLAGDTARSATSDEVKALRRESRDLKEALADLTLENRLLKKKHDRGWGRRRMRYPATEKLEIIRLVEGSHLPARQTLDKLGIPRPTFYRWYDRFQTHGVEGLEDRTSAPSRVWNRIPDDIRDRIITLALDHADLSPRELAVKFTDIKSYFVSEASVYRLLKAHDLVTSPAYIVIKANNEFKDKTTRPNEMWQTDFTYLKVIGWGWFYLSTILDDYSRYIVAWKLCTSMKVDDVTDTLDLALAASGCDKVKVEHRPRLLSDNGPCYVASDLGEWLDKYKIDQVHGAPGHPQTQGKIERWHQTLKNRILLENYFFQEDLEAQIAAFVEHYNHRRYHESLDNLTPADVYFGRGQTILLERERIKRETIRQRRLNHQAKAA; this comes from the exons ATGAGACAGAAAACCGGGCCGCAGACATCGTCGGCCGAGAAGACGATCAAGGATATTCGCCGCGCGACGCGCAAGCTGCATTCGTCGGAGGAGAAAATTCGCATTGTGCTGGAAGGTCTGCGCGGTGAAGACAGTATTGCCGCGATCTGCCGCCGCGAAGGGATCGCCGAGAGCCTGTATTATAGCTGGTCGAAGGAATTCCTCGAAGCTGGCAAGAAGCGGCTTGCCGGAGACACTGCCCGCTCGGCCACCAGCGATGAGGTCAAGGCGCTACGCCGTGAAAGCCGCGACCTGAAAGAGGCGCTGGCCGACCTCACCCTGGAAAACCGCCTGCTTA AAAAAAAGCATGATCGCGGATGGGGGCGACGAAGAATGAGATATCCCGCCACCGAAAAGCTCGAGATCATCCGGCTTGTCGAGGGGTCTCATCTGCCAGCCAGGCAAACCCTCGACAAGCTCGGCATTCCAAGACCAACCTTCTATCGCTGGTATGATCGCTTCCAGACCCACGGTGTTGAGGGGTTGGAAGACCGGACATCCGCGCCGTCACGGGTGTGGAACCGTATCCCCGACGATATCAGGGATCGCATCATCACACTCGCGCTCGATCATGCCGATCTGTCGCCACGCGAGCTGGCGGTGAAGTTCACCGACATAAAAAGCTATTTCGTCTCAGAGGCTTCGGTCTATCGCCTGCTCAAGGCCCATGACCTGGTCACCTCGCCAGCCTATATCGTCATCAAGGCCAACAACGAGTTCAAGGACAAGACCACGCGGCCGAACGAGATGTGGCAAACCGACTTCACCTACCTGAAAGTCATCGGCTGGGGCTGGTTTTACCTGTCGACCATCCTCGACGATTATTCCCGCTACATCGTTGCGTGGAAGCTGTGCACCAGCATGAAGGTGGACGATGTCACCGACACGCTCGACCTGGCGCTGGCCGCCTCAGGCTGCGACAAGGTCAAGGTCGAACACCGGCCGCGCCTGCTGTCGGATAACGGCCCGTGTTACGTCGCCTCAGATCTCGGCGAATGGCTGGACAAATACAAGATCGATCAGGTTCACGGGGCTCCCGGCCACCCCCAAACGCAGGGCAAGATCGAGCGCTGGCACCAGACGTTGAAGAACCGCATCCTCCTGGAAAACTACTTCTTCCAGGAAGACCTCGAAGCGCAGATCGCGGCTTTCGTCGAGCATTACAATCATCGCCGATACCACGAGAGCCTCGACAATCTCACCCCGGCCGACGTCTACTTCGGG
- a CDS encoding metallophosphoesterase, translating to MKAAVFSDLHLDYSREPDFAIEVADDVDVIVIAGDVTAPVAKSARWAYRMYGSRGKRVVMVPGNHEHYGQVYEDSIGDIPELENVFMLENRDVVIDGVRFLGCCLWTDFELYGNPIQAMGAAALFMNDYRTIASRWPEGTPRRFLPAITVDIHRTSREWLDETLALPFDGPTVVVTHTCPHDLSVADEYKGDRLTPAFVSDLSDMIQRHEPDVWIHGHTHSNFDYVVPGTKTRVVCNPRGYVRDGFNRSDVENMAFEPTKTIVIG from the coding sequence ATGAAAGCCGCCGTATTTTCCGACCTCCACCTCGACTACAGCCGGGAGCCTGATTTCGCGATCGAGGTCGCCGACGATGTCGACGTCATCGTGATCGCGGGCGACGTCACCGCACCGGTAGCCAAAAGTGCCCGCTGGGCGTACCGGATGTATGGCAGCCGCGGAAAGCGCGTCGTGATGGTGCCGGGCAACCACGAACATTACGGTCAGGTCTATGAGGACAGCATCGGCGATATCCCCGAGCTGGAAAATGTCTTCATGCTGGAGAACCGCGATGTCGTCATCGACGGAGTCCGCTTCCTCGGCTGCTGCCTGTGGACGGATTTCGAGCTCTATGGCAATCCGATCCAGGCAATGGGTGCTGCGGCGCTGTTCATGAACGACTATCGCACCATCGCGTCGCGCTGGCCGGAAGGGACCCCGCGAAGATTCCTGCCGGCAATCACCGTCGATATTCATCGCACGAGCCGGGAATGGCTTGATGAGACGCTTGCCCTGCCCTTCGACGGGCCGACGGTCGTCGTGACGCATACATGCCCGCACGATCTGTCGGTCGCCGATGAGTATAAGGGAGACCGGCTGACACCGGCGTTCGTGTCGGATCTCTCGGATATGATCCAGCGCCATGAACCTGACGTCTGGATTCATGGGCACACCCATAGCAATTTCGACTATGTGGTGCCGGGGACGAAGACCCGGGTCGTCTGCAATCCCCGGGGCTATGTGAGGGACGGGTTCAATCGGAGCGATGTCGAGAATATGGCGTTCGAACCGACCAAGACGATCGTCATCGGGTGA